GCCTTCGGGCCGCTGCGAGTGCAGGAAGCGGGCCGTGGCCATGGCCGAGGTGAAGATGCGCTCGGCGGGGACGTCGATGCCGATGGTGCGCAGCCGGTGCGAGAGGTCGGCGGGGGCGAAGGCGGGGTTGTTGGTGAGGACGAGATACTCGGCTCCGGCCGTCTTCAGCCGCTCGATGAAATCGTCGGCCCCGGGCACCATCGTCCGCCCGTGGACGAGGACGCCGTCCATGTCGATCAGGTAGTTCTTGGGGATTTTCACTCAAATCACTCCTTGCCCGCGCAAACCGGCGATGGCGGCATCATCATAGCCCAGGTCGTGGAGGATGGCGGCGGTGTGCTGGCCCAGGGTGGGCGGGGGCAGCCGGTAGCTGGGCGGGGTGTGCGAAAAGTGCATGGGATTGCCCACCACCCGGATCGGCCCCACGGTCGGGTGCTCCATCCCCACCACCATCCCCCGCGCCAACACATGCTCGTCGGCCAGGGCCTCGTCCATGTCGTTGATGGGGCCGCAGGGGATGCCCGCCGTCCGCATGGCCGCCAGCCAGTGCTCGGCCGGCTGCGTGGCGAAGATCGGCTCTAGCTCGGCCCGTAGCTCGAAGCGATAGCGCAGGCGGTCGGCATTGGCGCCGAAGCGGGGGTCGGCGCCGATGGTGGCGGTGATGCCCAGCGCCTGGCAGAAGCACTCCCACAGCCGCTCGCTGCCCACTGCCACCAGAAACGGTTTGTCCGCGGCCTGGAACGGCTCGTAGGGGGCGATCTGCGGGTGGTAGTTGCCCAGCTTGCGCGGGGGCTTGCCGCTCATGAAGTAGGCCCCGGCCAGGTTCGTCAGCCAGGTGATCTGCGAATCGAGCAGGGCGGTGTCGATGAACTGGCCCCGGCCGGTGTGCTCGCGGGCATAGAGGGCCGTGACCGCGGCGATGGTGGTGTAGAGGCCGGCGGTGATGTCGCTGATCGGCACAGGATAGCGCACGGGCGGGCCATCCGGCTCGCCGGTGAGCGCCATCGTGCCCGATTCGCCCTGCGCGGCCAGGTCGTAGCCGCTGCGCCCGGCGTAGGGGCCGGTCATGCCGTAGCCGGTGATCGAGCAGTAGATCAGCCGGGGGTTGAGGGCGCTGAGGCTGGCATAGTCGGCCTGCAGGCGCTGCAACGATTCCAGCCGGGGCTGGTTGATGAGCAGGACGTCGGCGCCGGCGACCAAGCGATGGAAGATCTCGCGTCCGGCGTCGCTGGCCAGGTTGAGGGTGAGGCTGCGCTTGTTGCGGTTGGCGCTGAGGAAGTAGCCGCTTTCGCCCTCCCGGAAAGGCGGCCCCCACCCGCGCGACATATCGCCGGCGCCAGGGCGTTCGATTTTGATCACATCGGCGCCCAGGTCGCCCAGCATCATGCTGGCATAGGGGCCGGCCATGGCTTCGGTCAGGTCGAGGACGCGGAGGTTGTGGAGGGCAAGGGGGGTGTCGATCATGGTGGCCTAAGCATAATCTCGCCCGGCGTCCGGCTGCAAGACGCCGGTCATGCCGCGACGAGTTGCAGGTCGAGCCGTCGCCAGCCGCCGGCCGGGAGGGTCAGGCCAGCCGCAGCCATGCCCCATTCGACGCCATCCAGGTGGGCGGCAAGGGGCTGGGCGCCGTGGACGGCGATCTCGAAGTGGGGATAGGGGGGATGAAAATCACCCGCGAGCGAACGGACGAGGGTGAGGGTGTGGTCGCGCTGACTGAGGTCGAAACGGCTGAGGCGATAATCGCCCTGGCGGTAGGCCAGCGAATGGCCGTCGTCCTCATAGAGCCAGGAAACGCCGTCGCCGGGGTAGAGATGGAGTTGCAGCGGGACTGCCGGGGCTTCGGCGCTGTGCTGGCGCACCGGGCCAAGCGGCAGGACGGCTCCGGCCCGGATATGGAGCGGAACCAGGTCGAGCGGGGCCGGGCGGGTGATGGCGGCTGGGCCGGCCAGCAGTTCATCGCTCCAGAAGTCGTACCAGCCGCCGGGCGGGAGGAGGAGGCGACGCTGGCGGCTGCCCTCGGCCAGCACGGGCGAGACCAGGAGGTGGTCGCCCAACAGCCACTGGTCGTCGATGGTCTCGTAAGCCGGGTCATCACGCTCATAAAGCAAGGGCCGCATGATCGGCGTCCCCCGGTGCGCACACTGCCAGAAGGCGGTGTAGAGGGCGGGCAGGAGGCGATAGCGGTGGCCCAGATAGGCGCGGGCGATGGCCTCGACCTCGCTCCCGTAGACCCACGGCTCTTGGGGCGGGGTTTCTTTGGCCGAATGGCTGCGGAAGAAGGGTGTGAACGCGCCCATGCTGATCCAGCGGGCGAAGAGTTCGGGGGTTGGCTCGCCGATGAAGCCGCCGATGTCGCAGCCGGTGAACGACAGGCCGGAAAGCCCCAGGTTGAGGAGCATGGCCGGGGTCAGCCGCAAATCCTGCCACGAACTGGTGTTGTCGGCCGTCCAGGAGCTGGCGTAGCGCTGGACGCCGGCATAGCCCGAACGCGTGAAGACCCAGTTGCGTTGGCCGGGTCGTAAGCGATCCAGGCCCTCGGCTGTGGCCCGCACCATCTGCATCCCGTAGATCGACTGCGCCTGCCGGTGGTCGCCGCCCCGGCCTTCGAAGTCGTAGCGGGCGGCATCGGGCAGGGTGGACTTGCCGAAGATGGTCGGCTCATTCATATCATTCCAGAAGCCATCGACGCCCGCCTCCACCAGCTCCCGATACTGCTCGCCCCACCAGGCCCGCACGCGCGGGTTGGTGAAGTCGGGGAAGTAGCACTCGCCCGGCCAGACGGGGCCGTGGGCCAGGCTGCCATCGGGCAGTTTGACGAAGCAATCCTGCGCCATGCCCTCGGCGCAGACGCGGTACGCCGGGTCGGCCTTGATGCCGGGGTCGATCATGGCCACCGCCCGAAAGCCCTGGCGATGAAGCTCGTCGATCAACCCGGCCGGGTCGGGGAAGGCCCGGCCATCCCAGGTGAAGCAGCGAAAGCCATCCATGTAGTCGATGTCCAGGTGGATGGCCTCGCAGGGCAAGCGGCGCTGGCGAAACTGGCGGGCGATGTCGCGTACGATGGCGGCGGTTTCGTAGCTCCAGCGCGACTGGTGGTAGCCGAGCGCCCACAACGGCGGCAGCGGCATGCGTCCGCTCAGGGCCGTGAACTGCTCGACGGTCTGCGGCAGGGTGGGGCCGAGGAGGAGATCGAGATGGAGGTCGGGGCCGGTGGTGTGGTAGGCGACTGCCTCGGGTTGGGAGGGGCCGGCCAGGTCGATCTCGGCCCGGTAGGTGCTGTCGAAGAAGAGGCCGGCGGCCTGACCGTGGTCATATTCGATCAGAAAGGGGATGTTGAGATAGAGCGGGTCATCGCCGGGGCCGTAGCCTTCGGGGTCGCGGGTGATGAGTTGGTAGCTGCGCCCGCGCAACGCCACGGGAAAAGCGCGTTCGCCCAGCCCAAAGCACTGGGCCGTGGCCGCCAGTTGGTGCCGCAGCCAGGCGCCTT
The window above is part of the Caldilineales bacterium genome. Proteins encoded here:
- a CDS encoding CoA transferase, whose amino-acid sequence is MIDTPLALHNLRVLDLTEAMAGPYASMMLGDLGADVIKIERPGAGDMSRGWGPPFREGESGYFLSANRNKRSLTLNLASDAGREIFHRLVAGADVLLINQPRLESLQRLQADYASLSALNPRLIYCSITGYGMTGPYAGRSGYDLAAQGESGTMALTGEPDGPPVRYPVPISDITAGLYTTIAAVTALYAREHTGRGQFIDTALLDSQITWLTNLAGAYFMSGKPPRKLGNYHPQIAPYEPFQAADKPFLVAVGSERLWECFCQALGITATIGADPRFGANADRLRYRFELRAELEPIFATQPAEHWLAAMRTAGIPCGPINDMDEALADEHVLARGMVVGMEHPTVGPIRVVGNPMHFSHTPPSYRLPPPTLGQHTAAILHDLGYDDAAIAGLRGQGVI
- a CDS encoding glycoside hydrolase family 31 protein — its product is MLTATRTSLRRGLRDLRRVGPGLVLRTLAHLVRRPWQQARFDLSAPGPARIRSRPQTLLHLVSAMLIPPKPFQQPLGAVTAVVPRPQGLALAGAGGALAVEFFTGEIIRLTASREPSLPDAFSYAAVLEPQPVAVAIDLGDPITLVTATARVDIRRQDGRIDVTVGGKRLLAGLECGWDEKGAWLRHQLAATAQCFGLGERAFPVALRGRSYQLITRDPEGYGPGDDPLYLNIPFLIEYDHGQAAGLFFDSTYRAEIDLAGPSQPEAVAYHTTGPDLHLDLLLGPTLPQTVEQFTALSGRMPLPPLWALGYHQSRWSYETAAIVRDIARQFRQRRLPCEAIHLDIDYMDGFRCFTWDGRAFPDPAGLIDELHRQGFRAVAMIDPGIKADPAYRVCAEGMAQDCFVKLPDGSLAHGPVWPGECYFPDFTNPRVRAWWGEQYRELVEAGVDGFWNDMNEPTIFGKSTLPDAARYDFEGRGGDHRQAQSIYGMQMVRATAEGLDRLRPGQRNWVFTRSGYAGVQRYASSWTADNTSSWQDLRLTPAMLLNLGLSGLSFTGCDIGGFIGEPTPELFARWISMGAFTPFFRSHSAKETPPQEPWVYGSEVEAIARAYLGHRYRLLPALYTAFWQCAHRGTPIMRPLLYERDDPAYETIDDQWLLGDHLLVSPVLAEGSRQRRLLLPPGGWYDFWSDELLAGPAAITRPAPLDLVPLHIRAGAVLPLGPVRQHSAEAPAVPLQLHLYPGDGVSWLYEDDGHSLAYRQGDYRLSRFDLSQRDHTLTLVRSLAGDFHPPYPHFEIAVHGAQPLAAHLDGVEWGMAAAGLTLPAGGWRRLDLQLVAA